In Wolbachia endosymbiont (group A) of Pogonocherus hispidulus, the genomic stretch TAAGAAATTGAATAAGAAAACATTTGTTTCTGTGAGTTGTGGTTCTTGAATCTGAGAATTGATATAGCGTACCAAATAAAGATGCAACCTGCAAAAATTGCCATGCTTAGATAAAGTAAAGCCTTTTTCAAAAATAGAGCTGGAAGCAAGCTGGTTAATACCAGCAACACACTATAAATTAATATATATTTTCTTGTTTTTTTCGGACCATAAACAATATTGAACATTGGAATCGATGCTCTTGCATAGTCTTCGGACTTATTTAAAGATAGGGCCCAAAAGTGTGGTGGAGTCCACATAAAAATTACTAAAAATAAAATGAAACTTTCCCAACTTACAGAATTAGTCACAGCTGCCCAGCCAATCATTGGAGGAAAAGCACCTGCTGCACCACCGATAACGATATTCTGCGGAGTACGCCTTTTTAGCCAAATTGTATATACGAAAACGTAAAATAATATGCTAACTGCAAGCAAAGCAGCAGAAATATAGTTTACTGCTATTGCCATGATAAATACTGACAATATTCCAAGAATTATACCAAATTCAAGCGCGCTTTCTGCAGAAATTCTACCTGAGGGTATAGGGCGGTTTTTTGTCCTTTCCATGAGCAGATCTATGTCTCTGTCATACCACATATTTATAGCACCTGCAGATCCTGAGCCAAGAGCAACACATATAAGAGATATTAGTGCTAGAAAAGGGTGCATACTACCTGGTGCAGTAACCATACCAGCAACTGCAGTAAATACCACAAGATACATTATCCTTGGCTTCAGCAAACGCCAAAAATCCAGTATTGTTGATTCAACATTTAGCAAAACACTTGTGTACATTCTATTTTATCACTGGTGGTTTTTCGAAAGTATGAAAAGGCGGTGGTGAAGATACCGTCCATTCCAAGGTGTCACCTTCCCAAGGATTATCTCCAACTTTCTTGCCCCATTTAAAGAGATGTATAACTATAAACACAAAAAACATAACTGAAACAAAGGACATATATGAGCCAATTGAGGATATATAATTCCAAGGGATAAACGCATCAGGATAATCGGGTATACGCCTTGGCATACCAGCTAATCCCAAGAAATGTTGAGGTAAAAAAGTGATATTGGTGCTAATAAAAGTAAGCCAAAAGTGGATTTGACCTAAGCGCTCATTATATTGTTTACCCGACATTTTACCAATCCAATAATAAAAGCCAGCAAAAGTTCCAAATAATGCAGCAAGTGACATGACATAATGGAAGTGAGCAACAACATAATAGGTGTCGTGCAGGAGCTTATCTATTCCACCATGAGAAAGAATTATTCCCGTTATGCCACCGCCAACAAACATAAAAATAAAACCTAGTGCAAATAGCATAGGGGTTTTAAACTCAATTGCTCCGCCCCACATAGTTGCAATCCAGCTAAAGACTTTTACACCAGTTATAACACCGATAAAAATTGTGGTAGTGCTAAAAAATGCAGCAGCGTCAGCACTAAGCCCAACAGTGAACATATGATGAGCCCAAACCATAAAGCCAAATACTGCTATACCTATCATTGCATAAACCATCCCTATGTAACCAAATACAGGTCTGTGAGAAAAAGTTGATACAACCTGACTTATGATGCCAAATGCAGGAAAAATAATTACGTAAACTTCTGGATGACCAAAAAACCAAAATAGATGTTGAAATAACACAGGATCGCCACCACCGGCAGGATCAAAAAAGGAAGTACCAACATTGCGATCAGTAAGAAGCATAGTTATAGCACCGGCAAGCACTGGTAAGGCAACAATCAACATAAATGCTGTTAACAAGACAGACCAAACAAACAGTGGCATCTTAGTTAATGACATTCCTTTTGCGCGCATGTTAAATATAGTAACTATAAAGTTGATCGCCCCAACAATTGACGACATACCAGCAACATGAAGTGCAAGTATAGCAATGTCGACTCCTGCACTTGGATGGGACATTACCTGTGATAAAGGTGGATATAAAGTCCAACCTGTACCTGGACCTTCACCAATAAACACTGAGAGAATGAGCAAAATAAAAGATGACACTAATAACCAAAAACTTAAATTATTCATACGAGGAAATGCCATATCTGGTGCGCCAATCATGAGAGGTACAAACCAGTTACCAAATCCTCCCATGAGGGCTGGCATTATCATAAAAAACACCATTATCAACGCATGCCCTGTAACCATTACGTTATATAATTG encodes the following:
- a CDS encoding heme o synthase — protein: MYTSVLLNVESTILDFWRLLKPRIMYLVVFTAVAGMVTAPGSMHPFLALISLICVALGSGSAGAINMWYDRDIDLLMERTKNRPIPSGRISAESALEFGIILGILSVFIMAIAVNYISAALLAVSILFYVFVYTIWLKRRTPQNIVIGGAAGAFPPMIGWAAVTNSVSWESFILFLVIFMWTPPHFWALSLNKSEDYARASIPMFNIVYGPKKTRKYILIYSVLLVLTSLLPALFLKKALLYLSMAIFAGCIFIWYAISILRFKNHNSQKQMFSYSISYLFSLFASIIFCSIDLF
- the ctaD gene encoding cytochrome c oxidase subunit I — translated: MSDVPKGIKRWLFSTNHKDIGTLYIIFSILAGIIGGLLSVIIRTQLMHINILNNNYQLYNVMVTGHALIMVFFMIMPALMGGFGNWFVPLMIGAPDMAFPRMNNLSFWLLVSSFILLILSVFIGEGPGTGWTLYPPLSQVMSHPSAGVDIAILALHVAGMSSIVGAINFIVTIFNMRAKGMSLTKMPLFVWSVLLTAFMLIVALPVLAGAITMLLTDRNVGTSFFDPAGGGDPVLFQHLFWFFGHPEVYVIIFPAFGIISQVVSTFSHRPVFGYIGMVYAMIGIAVFGFMVWAHHMFTVGLSADAAAFFSTTTIFIGVITGVKVFSWIATMWGGAIEFKTPMLFALGFIFMFVGGGITGIILSHGGIDKLLHDTYYVVAHFHYVMSLAALFGTFAGFYYWIGKMSGKQYNERLGQIHFWLTFISTNITFLPQHFLGLAGMPRRIPDYPDAFIPWNYISSIGSYMSFVSVMFFVFIVIHLFKWGKKVGDNPWEGDTLEWTVSSPPPFHTFEKPPVIK